The genomic stretch TGATCCATTCGGACGCGGTAGCCTCGTATAAGGAATATTTCCTTATAAAATGGTTGTAAGTGCCAGGCGCAACAGACGAGCGGAAGCAAAGGCTTACGGGTTATAGAAAACCCATAAAAGTTTTTCAAATTCGTTCGGGCCTGCGCGCTTGATTATAATGGCGTTGGCATCGCTGGAGCCCAGGCGGGGGGCACTCAGCGGGGCGTGCGAATTGAGCTTCTTTCTGAAATATTCAGAATCGCGTTCGAAGAAATACGAATGAACCCGATATTGCGTATTTCCAGCCTAACTCAGAATTAGTTGCTACAATCTCGAGTGAAAATAAAGTAAGTTTAGCGACGTACAACAAGATACAAATCTCCCCCGTTTATATAGTATTCTGGGTGGGGAGCGAGAGGCGTCGATGTAGGGTTGGACATGACTAGTGAAGCAGGTAACTTGGATGATGGAATCGGATTGGCAAAAAGATGTGAACGAATCATATCCTGATTCATGAGCGTATTTAAACGATCAAAGAATTTCCACGGGTACTTGTACGCTATTCTGAGACAGAATTCTTTGAGCGCTTAAGAACAAAGGAACCACGAAAAGGAAATCGATAATCTATAGTCAGCAACGAGGGCAATATACTTATCAAATAGGATGAAGTCGCCAGTAGCAGAGCGGCATAGCAAAATGCCTCCGTTGGTTTGACTAGTAATTTGAAGACCACACATTCTAGTGCTATGATGGAACGACTGCTGCATAGCCAGTGGGATGACATAGTTTTCATGTCACTGGTAGATCCTGAAAACCATACAAAATGGATACCGGATAGCCGACAATAAGGCGTAGTAGAAAAACGTGCCTTCGGATGTTACTTACAGCCAACGACTCTAGAGTAGCGCCACACCTTAACGCCGAATGCCTCCACAGACTCCTATTCGAACCAACGAGAACAATGTGCCTCAAGGCCTATGCCACCTTGATTCCAAAAATGATTCTCCAAGAATACAAATATCGTGTCTAACTTTATAACCACGAGTTATGCATCGTTGGCGCTTATACCGCACGTCCATGACGGCATGTTAGGCCACGTCTCGGTAATGGGGTCAATTTGCGTATATGTATATGAGTCACAGATGTAGTTGTAAGAGACCACAGCTATTTATGAGAAAAACATGTTAACTTTCTCAGCAAGATCCTTGCTCAAACCCTCTTTAGGAACAACTGCCTGCATCCCATACAGGCGCCTCGCTTCGTCATTGGAGGGAATATCtgcagcggaagctcttccaACAAATTGGGACTCCCCTTGTCCCCCCGGAAAGTCCCTGACCACAATGAAGACAATTAATGTGAGAAGTACTGTGTTCCATGATGTTCTTGTACTCACGGAGGAGGTAGGCCAGCTAGGAAATTCAACCTTTGATCGCGAAGATAACTCGCGCTGATTGAAAATGCACCATCAGTAAGAAATGTGAAGCCCAAATCATATCCGCTTACTTATGTACAGTTAGAGGGACAGCGGGGATGTAAAATACAGACGAGTCTCCTAGCCCTCCGTGCTGGCCCTCAACAGCATGGACCACGTCGCAGTGCCCTGTGCAATCCAAGCTCACAAATCGTATCATTGGTATTTTATGAAGAAATATGTGTTAAATGGCTCACAGTATACCTGATCCCCAGGCTCGACTCTTGGAATTGAAACCATCGTCTTCCCGAGCTGCAAGTGCGGATGTGTTTTCTCGTTCAACTCCTGTGTCTTTCCAATACTACTCCCCGGGAATGTCGGGTTCTCCAAATCAGGGACCCAATCATCAAAATGTAGAGAGGGCGAGCTTGGGTTCAAAGGCCGGAAAAAAGGGCGTAAAATAGTATATGCCGATGCCAGTGAGAGCATTGGGAGAACACGCAGCGTCCCTTCGCCGGGCCCCGTGCTAGAGAGCGAAGTCCACCCTTGCCATGCACGGAAGATTGAACACGCGTTTCTGTGAGACACTTTAGCAACCTAACGGGAAAGTGGAGAAGAAGCATGACACACGGAGCATGATACATGTCCTGTTTAGCTCCTATCCTCGGTGTTACATCAAATGGGTCGTGTGCTTTCCACGCTTCCCCGCCCTCAAGTATCTTCCCAAAGACTTTCCTCAGACCTAAATCCTCCCAGCGCTCTACAGATCCACCATCAATATGCGGACCCAGTGTGAATTTAGCGTCACCAGGTTGCCGAATGCGTAAGCGGTCAAAATATGATATGGGTGTGTTTAAGCTAACTTCGGTTTGTGGATCGGATGTATGCCAAAGCGACAGAAGGAATTTCTGTGTCTTAATGAGTGCAGGATGAGTACGTGCCTGTGTTTGAGCCACGGAGTTATATATCTCAAAGACTTGAATGTTGTCGGAAGGGAAACCTGATAATAAAGATAAATCGCGAGTGAAAATAAATCGCAGGATTGTTATTCGACGTAGTTACCAGTTACTCGATCGCCATTCGTTGCAGCATAGTCTTTGATATTTTGCTTCCAACGAAGAGCCTGATCGGATGGGACTCCCCCTTTCACAATTACAACACCGACTTTTTTAATGTTGTCAATTTGCTCTTTGGACAGACCACGTTCCAGATCAGCGTAATTTATCTTGGGAATAATCTTGAATGCGGTTAGAGTCATCACTTCTGCAAGTAAAATAATCGCACCTCGGAGCCCTTCTCTTCAATCTCCTTAATGTGTTGGGGAAGAGATCCGAGCACCCCTTTCCAGCTTTCAATCAAACTATCTTTCCATAACTCTTTTTTCAACTGAGAGAATCGTTGGGGAAGCGCGTTGTGCTCCTCTCCTGTGAGCGAGGTGAAGATATCTGCTATAGAACCCTCCGCTTTGGGAGCTCTAGTGCTGGCAGCAGCGGTCATCATGAATTTTTTCTCGGCCTTTGTGAAGCCAGTTAGTACCGAAGTACGTGTCGCGAATAACATGCCTGGACGATGCATTGCGGTTGCGGTTACTCGCGCAGAAAAACTGCTTAACAGCAATGAAGTAATGTGGGGGTGACTATTGGATCTCACTGATCATAATATATTCACTCGGGACCTGCTGGAACCCGGTACCGATGATCTATTTGTCCAAATATCATGATCACCAGACTTACTTGATTGAGGACGAAGACAATCGTAGAATCTGTAATATTATTAAATAAATCTTATCGTCATCTGAAAACATGGATATGCGCCACACCGGGAACCGAGATCAGTCGGTCATGAAGGATTGACATAATGTTCCGAGAAATTTCCGATGTCCTTGGCTCGGGCGCTAAAGCCTTGCTATATACGGATACAATCTTGACGACAAAGTAGGGAATAGGATAAGCCTTAAATCGCAGAAAGGAGCATTGTTTGGGTTGTCCTTATGTAATTGGTACGTTGCAAATATCTCTGAGGTCAAACATCTCCACCTGGGCGGGTAGGTACAACCGACCAAACCATACCCATGAGGATCATCATGACTAACAAACTGAAGAGACATTAGTTTATGTCTCTTACTTTTTTGAAGCTACTTACAATGGCTCTATACTGGCAATTCCAAAATTTTCTGCAAGCTTTCCAGTTAGGAAAGGAAGAAGCGCACTTCCAGCTGCCCCGCAGGCGGCTATCCATCCTATTGATCCAGTAACCAGCGCTCTGGGAATGATGTATGCTGCATGCCTCATCACAATGGGATACAGGGGGCCGAGGAATACCCCAATCAGGCAGACAGCTATGGAGTCCGTGATTATAGAAGGAATGAGCCAGACAACAAGTTGAAATCTACAAAGAAGCACGTTAGCAAAGTTATGTATCAAGGGAATTTAGCTTACACGATGACCACCGTCGTGTAAATGTATATTGCGCGAACCTCGCCAAGCTTCAAGGTTATATTCTGCTCAGACCAAATGACAGAAATCTGTCGAAACAAAATACTTGCCTTATGATTGACCCCTATCAATGCAATTCGCCCTATTGTAAGACCTGAAAAAAGTCATGCTTTAGGTCCGAGAATTTTTCATAGGCTATGTATTCACCTCCAAAGAAGCCTGTGGCAACATAACCAGAAGAAGGTGTGCCTCCACGAACATCAATCATATACGTTACAATCCATCCTACAATCATTCAAATCCTTTATTAGCATGAAACACAATGTATGATGTGATACAAACTACTGACCACCGATAGTAACCTCGACTCCAATATACAAAATGAGGTACAATGCCAGAAGATGAACCGCCCTAAGCCGTAGCATCTGAGCGTATTTGGTACTGCCGTTATCTGTTTTCACAGTTTCTGGGACAACTTCTCCAGATTCACGCAAGCAATCTACCATGTATTATATATGACTATAAAAGGTAGATGCTGTAGTTTATCAAAGAAATACGCACCATCTTGTTCTCTAAACCGAAAAATGacggaaagaaaaatcatgTTTAAAGctgaaaaaagaaacgagACAAGGTAATGAAATGTCCAGTGGGTCATCTGTGAGAATCGTGTTGCAGAAAGAGGTGCTATGAGGGCTCCGAGACCTATTAACAAGTTGATTTTAAGTAGGTGAGATTAAATGGCAAAAAGATTACCATATGCTGCTTGCAGAAATCCCATTTTGAGCTCCCCTTCGTGCTTGACCAACGCAATGTATCCATTGCACTGAGCATCCTATTGGAAGGCAGATATAATTAATGTACTAGACATGGAATAGTTGACAGCACTCGCTTGTATTGCAATACCAATCCCTGAAATGAAAAAGCACAATACGAAGATAGGAAATGAAAGGGCGATGGATTGTGTCAGAAAGGTTATTGATTGAAAAAAAGATCCAAGAACGATTATCTGTGAAGGGTATACAATATTAGATGCGCTGGTACAGAAAACTCCAACGAGCCAATTACTTTGCCGTAGCCAAACCTATCACTTAATGGCATGTTTGCTAGCGCCCCAAGTACTACACCCTTTAACAATTGAGATAGCAAAAATACAGTTTTAAGAAGAAATGTCCTACCACGCAATtgaccacaaaaataaaaGACAAATGACCGTAGCTAACCTGTGAATTTAACTTTAAGTCATCGTGGCGATATGAATCCGAAATTATTCAGAAGTGGACAAACATTGTAAACTTGCATAATTCGAGGAAGCAACGGTCCAATCGATCCATCATTCCACCCGACcataaaaagagaaaagcaCAGAGCCAGAAATTGAATCCGACCTACACGTTCCTCTGACTTAGATATCGGCCTTTCCGTGAGAACTTCATCGGTGTGGGAATCGATGAGAGGAATAGCCTCTACATTGTCTTCATTGTAATGAGGTAGCATTTCATTGGGGCCAATTGACATGGTTGTC from Psilocybe cubensis strain MGC-MH-2018 chromosome 2, whole genome shotgun sequence encodes the following:
- a CDS encoding Putative protein YbiU (Uncharacterized protein YbiU), with translation MSIGPNEMLPHYNEDNVEAIPLIDSHTDEVLTERPISKSEERVGRIQFLALCFSLFMVGWNDGSIGPLLPRIMQVYNVSYGHLSFIFVVNCVGVVLGALANMPLSDRFGYGKIIVLGSFFQSITFLTQSIALSFPIFVLCFFISGIGIAIQDAQCNGYIALVKHEGELKMGFLQAAYGLGALIAPLSATRFSQMTHWTFHYLVSFLFSALNMIFLSVIFRFREQDDCLRESGEVVPETVKTDNGSTKYAQMLRLRAVHLLALYLILYIGVEVTIGGWIVTYMIDVRGGTPSSGYVATGFFGGLTIGRIALIGVNHKLGEVRAIYIYTTVVIVFQLVVWLIPSIITDSIAVCLIGVFLGPLYPIVMRHAAYIIPRALVTGSIGWIAACGAAGSALLPFLTGKLAENFGIASIEPFLLVMMILMGMVWSVVPTRPGGDAEKKFMMTAAASTRAPKAEGSIADIFTSLTGEEHNALPQRFSQLKKELWKDSLIESWKGVLGSLPQHIKEIEEKGSEIIPKINYADLERGLSKEQIDNIKKVGVVIVKGGVPSDQALRWKQNIKDYAATNGDRVTGFPSDNIQVFEIYNSVAQTQARTHPALIKTQKFLLSLWHTSDPQTEVSLNTPISYFDRLRIRQPGDAKFTLGPHIDGGSVERWEDLGLRKVFGKILEGGEAWKAHDPFDVTPRIGAKQDMYHAPNACSIFRAWQGWTSLSSTGPGEGTLRVLPMLSLASAYTILRPFFRPLNPSSPSLHFDDWVPDLENPTFPGSSIGKTQELNEKTHPHLQLGKTMVSIPRVEPGDQVYWHCDVVHAVEGQHGGLGDSSVFYIPAVPLTVHNASYLRDQRLNFLAGLPPPDFPGGQGESQFVGRASAADIPSNDEARRLYGMQAVVPKEGLSKDLAEKVNMFFS